Part of the Spiribacter salinus M19-40 genome, AGAGCGCATTGCCCTGCGCCTGGGCCTTGATGCCGATGCCCGGCGCTGGGGCGCGCAGGCCAACACCATGCACGAGAAGATCAGCACCGAGGCATGGAACGACGAACTGGGCGCCTTCACCGAGACCTTCAACGGCGACACCATGGACGCCAGCCTGTTGCTGATGAACGAGCTCGGCTTTCTGCGGGCCGACGATCCGCGCTTTGTCGGCACGGTGAACGCCATCGAACGTGACCTGCGCCGTGGCGATCACCTGTTCCGCTACTCCGCCGAGGATGACTTCGGCCTGCCCGAGAACGCGTTCAACATCTGCACGTTCTGGTTTATCGACGCCCTGCAGGCCATCGGCCGGGGCGATGAGGCGCGCGCGCTGTTCGAGAACATGCTGAGTCAGCGCACGAAACTTGGCCTGCTCTCCGAGGATCTCAAACCCGAGGACGGTGAACTCTGGGGCAACTTCCCCCAGACCTACAGCATGGTTGGACTGATTAACGCCGCCATGCACCTCAGCCGTTCCTGGGAGGAGGCATTGTGAGTCGACTGGTCGTGGTCTCGAACCGGGTGCCGAACCCGCGGGCCACCCAACCGCAGGCCGGTGGCCTGAGCGTGGCCCTGTCCGGTGCCCTCAAGCGTCGGGGCGGGATGTGGTTTGGCTGGGATGGCCAGTTGAGCCAGGGGCCGGTCAGCCGTCCCCGCATCGAGCAGGCCGACGGCATCGACTACGCCACCCTGCCCCTGTCACGGGCAGATTACGACGATTTCTATCTCGGCTATTCCAACGCGGTCATCTGGCCGGTGTTCCATTTCAACCTGGGCGCCATGGACTATCAGCGCAGTCACTCCGAGGGCTATGCGCGGGTGAATGCGCTGTTTGCCGATGCCCTGACCCCGCTGCTTGAGCCCGATGACACGCTCTGGGTCCATGACTATCACCTCATGCCCCTGGCCCGCGAGTTGCGGGAGCGCGGCGTGCGCCAGCGCATTGGGTTTTTCCTGCATATCCCCTTCCCCGACTACGATGTACTGCGTGCCATGCCGGGCCATCGTCAGCTTCTGGAAGACTTGTGCCGATTTGATCTGCTGGGCTTTCAGACCGAAAACGACCGCCATGCCTTTGAAGAATCGGCGAGTCTCGCGGTGGGCGCGTTGGTACACGAGCCCGGCCGACTGCGACACCGCAATCGCGAGCTTCGCACCGGCGTCTACCCGGTGGGGGTGGATGTTGATGAGCTGGCAGACGTCTCTCAGCGCACCCTGACCGCTCCCCGTGTGCGCCGACTGCTCGATGGCCTGGGTGAGCGTGATCTGATCATTGGTGTCGACCGGCTCGACTACTCCAAGGGCCTCGAGCAGCGGTTTCGCGCCTTCGAGACCCTGCTGCAGGACTACGCCCACCGCCGCGGGCACACGGTGCTCATGCAAATCGCCAGTCCGTCGCGGAGCAGCATCAGCGAGTACGCGGATCTGCGCCAGCGCCTGGAGGGATTAACGGGGCATATCAACGGGACGTACGCCGATCTCGACTGGGCACCCATCCATTACCTGAACAAGACCTTCGCCCGGGGCTCGCTCATGGGGCTGTATCGGGCCGCCCGGGTGGGACTGGTCACGCCGTTGCGCGATGGCATGAACCTGGTAGCCAAGGAATACGTCAGCAGCCAGGACCCCGAGAACCCAGGCGTGCTGGTGCTCTCGGAGCTTGCCGGTGCCGCCGCAGAGCTGGAGGCCGCCGTGTTGGTCAACCCCTATGACCTCGACTCCATCGCGGCCGGCGTGAACACCGCGCTGGCCATGCCCCTGCCTGAGCGCCGCCGCCGCCATGCCCAGATGATGGACGTCCTGCGCGCCAATGCCATCGATGTCTGGGAAGCCCGATTCATGGCCGATCTGACAGGTCCGGCCGAATCGGCTGACTGAGACCTCCCCCCGCCATGGCCCGGGTGATCATGCACGTGGACATGGATGCGTTCTTCGCATCGGTCGAGCTCCAGCGCCATCCCGAGCTGGTCGGCCAGCCGTTGGTCGTGGGCGGCAAGGGCGACCCCAGCCAGCGTGGCGTGGTCTCCACCGCGACCTATGAGGCGCGGGTGTTCGGCATCCACTCCGGCATGCCCCTGCGCACCGCGGTGCGGCTATGTCCGGATGCCGTGTTCCTGCCCGTGGATTTTACGGCCTATCGCGCGGCCTCGGCCCGTGTCTTCGAGCATCTCCAGCAGGTCAGCGAGGCCTTTCAGCCGGTGGGCCTTGACGAGGCGTACATGGACCTCAGCCACCGCCAGGCGGACGCCGTTGCCCTTGGCGCCCAGCTCAAGCGCGACATTCACGCCGACACCGGGCTGGTTGCCTCGGTGGGGATCGGGCCCAATCGACTGCTCGCAAAGATTGCCAGTGATCTGGAAAAACCCGACGGGCTAACGCATCTCACCGCGGATGACGTGCCCGGCCGTGTCTGGCCGCTGCCGGTGCGCACGCTACACGGCGTTGGCCCGCGCACCGCTGAGCGCCTGGCCACGCTGGCCATCGAGACCATCGGTGATCTGGCCAACATGCCCCTGGCGCGGCTTCAGGCGGTGTTCAGCGCCCGCCATGCCCACACCCTGCACGCGGCTGCCCACGGCCTTGACGACCGCCCAGTCCAGACCGAACGGGTGCGCAAGTCCATCGGCCGGGAGCGCACGTTTCAGCAGGACTGCCGAAGCAGCGGGCGACTGGCCTACGAGGCGCGGGTGATGCTCGACGATGTCCACGGCCGGCTGCAACAACGCGCCCTCGCCGCGCGCACGGTCACGGTCAAGCTGCGCTACCGCGACTTCACCACCCACACGCGTTCGCGCAGCCTCGGTGCGGCGACTCAGCAGATCGACGCCCTGGCCGAAGCGGTGGAGCAATGCCTGTTTGCCCATCATCTGCATCGCGCCGTGCGCTTGCTGGGTGTCCAACTCTCAGGACTTGAGGTCGCCATGCCTGATCGCCAAGGCGGTTAATCCGGGGGTTCACAATTCCCCGGCTTGTATGCGATACCATGTTGCACAGCAACATTTTTCGCTACAGGAGCCGCGCCCATGACCGTCCGCAACCTCGACAGTCTCTTCAAACCGCGCTCCATTGCCCTGATCGGCGCCAGTCGCCGGGCCAATTCCATTGGGTCCGTGGTCGCGCGCAACCTCTTCAACGCCGGCTTTGATGGCCCGATCATGCCGGTGAACCCCAAGTACAGCGCCATCGAAGGAGTGCTGTGCTACCCGGATATCAGTGAACTGCCTGTCACGCCGGATCTGGCCATTGTCTGCACCCCACCGCAGACGGTGCCCGACATCGTTGACGAGCTTGCCCGGCATGGCACGCGCGGCGTGGTGGTGATCACCGCCGGCTTTGGCGAGGGCAATGACGCGGACGGCATGGCCCTGCGCCAGCGCATGCTGGATGCGGCCCGGCCGCATCTCACCCGCATCATCGGGCCGAACTGCCTTGGCATTCTGGTGCCGGGCATGGGGGTGAACGCCAGTTTCTCGCACCTTGCCCCGCCCGAGGGCCGGATTGCGTTCGTGACGCAGTCCGGCGCGATTGTCACCTCGGTCCTCGACTGGGCAGAGCGCCGCGGCATCGGGTTCTCGCACATGATCTCGCTCGGTGACATGGCGGATGTGGACTTTGGCGATACGCTCGACTACCTGGCGAACGATCCGAACACCCGCGCCATCCTGCTCTATGTCGAGGCGATCACCGATGCCCGCAAGTTCATGTCAGCGGCCCGGGCCGCGGCGCGCATGAAGCCGGTTATCGTGGTCAAGGCCGGTCGCCACGCGGCCAGCGCCAAGGCCGCTGCCTCCCACACCGGCGCACTCGCCGGCTCGGATGCCGTTTACGACACGGCCTTCCGCCGCGCCGGTATGCTGCGCGTGGACACGCTCGGTGAGCTGTTCGCCGCCGTGGAAACGCTCGCGACCAGTGAGCCGCCAGCCGGCGATCGCCTGACCATTCTGACCAACGGGGGCGGGATTGGCGTCCTCGCCACCGACGCGCTCATCGGCCATGGCGGTCAGTTGGCCGAGCTGCCCGAGGAGACCGTCACGGCGCTGAACGAGGTCCTGCCCGCCACCTGGTCGAAGGGCAATCCGGTGGACATCATCGGCGATGCCCCCGGCAAGCGGTATGCCGATGCGCTCACCACGCTGGCAGACAATCCGGACTCTGACGCCATTCTGGTACTGAACTGCCCGACCGCGGTCGCCGATAGCATGGACGCCACCGAGGCCGTTATTGCCGAGCAGCAAGGGCGCCATCGCGGCCATGGCCAGCGTCAGACCCTCTTTACCTGCTGGGTGGGTGAGCATACCGCCCAGCAGTCGCGACGGCGGTTTGCCGAGGCCGGCATACCCAGCTACACCACCCCCGAGGGCGCGGTGCGGGCGTTCATGCACATGGTCGCCTACCGCAAGAGCCAGGAGCAGCTCCTGGAGACACCCCCGTCGGTGCCCGAACTCTTTACGCCAGACTACGAGACGGCAAGTCAGTTGGTCGAGACGGCGGCCGCCGAGGGCCGGGAGATCCTGAGCGAACCCGAGGCAAAGCGGCTCCTGGCCGCCTATGGCGTTGAAGTGGTCACGACCGAGGTCGCCAGCAGTCCGAGCGATGCGGCCGAGGCCGCAGATCGGCTGGGCTATCCGGCGGCCATCAAGATCCTGTCGCCCGACATCACCCATAAAAGCGATGTCGGCGGCGTTGCCCTGGATCTGGAGGATGCCGCGGCCGTACAGCATGCGGCTGAGGCCATGGAGCGGCGCGTCGCGGAGACCTACCCCGATGCGACGCTGAGCGGCTTCAGCGTTCAGCCCATGGTTAAGCGCGCCGGATCTTGGGAGCTGATCGCCGGGTTTACGGAGGACGAGCAGTTCGGCCCGGTCGTGCTCTTCGGCCAGGGCGGCACCGCGGTGGAGGTCATTCAGGACCAGGCGCTGGGCCTGCCTCCGCTGAATCTGAAGCTGGCCCGGGAGATGGTGACGCGGACCCGCGTCTATAAGCAGCTCCAGGGTTATCGTGATCGCCAGTCTGCCGATCTGGATGCGATCGACTTAACGCTCACCCGCATCGCCCAGATCGCCGCGGATCTCTCGCGCGTCAAGGAGCTCGACATCAACCCATTGCTCGCCTCCTCCGAGGGCGTGGTCGCCCTGGATGCCCGCGTGCGCATTGGCGAAAACGGCCAGGGCAGTCGGCGGTTGGCGATTCGGCCCTATCCCCGCGAGCTCGAGAAAACGGTCACCGCCGATGATGGCAAACACTACCTGCTTCGCCCGATCCTGCCCGAGGATGAGCCGGCGCTGCACCGGGCGTTTGCCCACCTCACCCCCGAGCAGATCCGGTTGCGGTTTTTCGCACCGATGAAACAGCTTAGTCACATGGCCGCAGCGCGCTTTACCCAGATTGACTACAACCGGGAAATGGCGCTGATCATCACCGACCCGAACAAGGTGCCCGGCGAGGCCGAGCTCTACGGTGCGGTGCATATTCATGCCGATCCGGATGGCGAAAAGGCCGAGTACTCCATTGTCGTTCGCCACGACCTGACCCGACAGGGCCTGGGGCGGCTGTTAATGGAGCACGTCATTGACTACGCCCGGCAGCGCGGTATTGCCGAGATCGACGGCGATGTCCTGCGGGAGAACCAGCCGATGCTCGCGCTGTGCCGGCAGCTCGGTTTCGAGGAGCATGTGGATACCGATGAGCGCGACATCATTCGGGTCACGCTAGCACTTGCCACGGATAGCGGCGGGGGCTGACCCCGCCGCGTCCTAGCGGTATTTCAGGATCTCCATGAGTTCGCCGACAATCTCGTCGGCGTCACCGCGTGCCTGGGCGTTGGTCACGTGGTGGTGGAGATGGCTTCGCAGCACGGCATCGCCGACCTTGGCCAGGGCACCGTCCACGGCCTTTAGTTGGCGCAGAACATCCACGCAGTAGACGTCATCACGCTCGAGCATGCGCACGATGCCCTCGACATGCCCCCGCACCGAGGCGAGGCGCTGACGCGCCGAATCCCGAACGGCGGGCTCAAGCGCGAGCTGGCAATGGGTTGGATCGGCCATCCGTTACCTCCTGGCGATGGCGGGACGGCTGGAAGCGCCGCAGCCGCAGTGAATTGGTCAGCACAAACAGACTCGAAAGGCTCATGGCCGCCGCGGCCGCCATCGGGTTCAACAACCAGCCGGTCAGCGGGAAAAGCACGCCGGCCGCGACCGGGATCAGCAGGACGTTGTAGCCGTAGGCCCAGACGAAGTTGCCCTGAATGGTGCGATGGGCGCGGCGCGCCAAAGTCACCGCATCCAGCAGGCCATTGAGGTCGGCACGCATGAGCACGGCATCCCCGGCCTCGATGGCCACATCGGTGCCGGTGCCGATGGCGATGCCCACGTCGGCTCGGGCGAGCGCCGGGGCATCATTGATGCCATCGCCCACAAAGGCGACGCGCTGGCCCTCACCCTGCAGGCGCTGAACCTCACGGGCCTTGCCCTCGGGCAGCACACCGGCCATCACTTCATCAATGCCAAGCCGCCGGGCCAGGGCATCGGCTGTGGCAGCCTGATCCCCGGTGACCAGGGCCACCCGCAGGCCCATTGCCTTGAGCCCAGCGATCACCGCAGCGCTCTCCTCGCGCGGCGGATCGGCCACTGCCACCACGCCGAGCAACTGGCCATCGACCGCGGCATACACCGTGGTCATGGCATCGGCAGCCAGCGCCTCGGCCGTGGCCTGGACCGAGCGGGTATCCACCCCCAGCCATTCCATGTAATGCGCCGCGCCGACGTGGACATAACGCCCGTCCACACGGGCCTCAACGCCGTAGCCAGTGACCGAGTCGAAATCCGTCGCCTTGGGGATCGTCAAGCCCCGGGACTGGGCGGCCTCGACGATGGCCGTTGCCAGCGGATGCTCGCTATGCGATTCCACGGCGGCAATTAAACCCAGCGCCTCGTCCTCGGCGCCAGTGGCCACTTCCAGATGGGTGAGCTGGGGGCGGCCGACCGTGAGCGTCCCGGTTTTATCAAGCACCATCGTGTCGGCACGCGCGAGGGCCTCCAGGGCCGCGCCACGACGCAACAGCATGCCGTTCTCCGCACCCTTGCCGGTGGCGACCATCACCGCCGTGGGCGTTGCCAGCCCCATAGCGCAGGGACAGGCGATGAGCAGCACACTGACGGTGGCGACAAAGGCGTAGGACAGCACCGGATCCGGGCCGATGGTGAGCCAGATCGCCGCGGTAGCCAGAGCCACCACCAGCACGATGGGCACAAACACCCCGGCGATGCGATCGGCCATTTGCTGGATGGGTGGCTTTTCGGACTGGGCCCGCTCGACCATGTCGATGATCTGCGCCAGCACGGTCTCACCGCCAACCCGCGTCGCCTCGAAGGTGAGGGAGCCCTGGCCGTTCACCGTGCCCGCAACGACCTCATGGCCGGCCTGTTTGGCCACGGGCACGGGCTCACCGGAGATCATCGACTCGTCCACCCGTGACTGACCCTCGAGGATGTTGCCATCCACGGGGATGCGTTCACCCGGGCGCACCAGCACCTGATCGCCGGCGGTCACGGCGTCGATGTTTACTTCAACCGCCTCACCCGCGCGCAGCACGCGGGCGGTTCTGGCCTGCAATCGCAGCAATCGGCGAATGGCCTGCGAGGTGCGCCCGCGCGCAATCTGCTCGAGATATCGGCCGAGCAGGATCAGCGTGATGATCACGCCCGATGCCTCAAAATAACTGCCCGCCGTCCCGGGCGGGAAAATCCCGGGCACGAACAACACCAGTAGAGAGTAAAAATACGCCGCCCCGGCACCGATCATCACCAGGCTGCTCATGGCAGGCGCTGCATGACGCATTTCTTTCCAGCCGCGCTGGAAAAACCCGCGCCCGGCCCAGAACACCACCGGGGTGGCGAGCAGCCACTCAATCGCAATCCACGCGCGCTCGGGTAACCACTGGGTGTAGAGCTCCTGCCCCCCAGGCAGATGGCGGCCCATGGCCACGATCACCAGGGGCACGGTGAAGGCCGCGGCCAGCATGAGCTGGCGACGCAGTCCGATGCGCTCCTGGTCCTGCGCGCTTGGCCCGGCCTCGCTCGTTCCAACGCCATAACCCGCGTCTTCCACGGCTGTCACCAGCGCCTGGCGGCTGGTTGCGCCGGTTAAACTGGTGACCCGTGCATTGGAGAGGCCCAGGTTGACCTGCGCGCTCACCACGCCAGGCACTGCATTCAGGGCCTTCTCGACATGACTCACACAGCCGCCACAGGTCATGCCGGTGACCTCGAGCGTGATCTCGGTCGTCGCCGCGGGATAGCCCGCCTCCGCCAGGGCCGTGGCA contains:
- a CDS encoding alpha,alpha-trehalose-phosphate synthase (UDP-forming), with the protein product MSRLVVVSNRVPNPRATQPQAGGLSVALSGALKRRGGMWFGWDGQLSQGPVSRPRIEQADGIDYATLPLSRADYDDFYLGYSNAVIWPVFHFNLGAMDYQRSHSEGYARVNALFADALTPLLEPDDTLWVHDYHLMPLARELRERGVRQRIGFFLHIPFPDYDVLRAMPGHRQLLEDLCRFDLLGFQTENDRHAFEESASLAVGALVHEPGRLRHRNRELRTGVYPVGVDVDELADVSQRTLTAPRVRRLLDGLGERDLIIGVDRLDYSKGLEQRFRAFETLLQDYAHRRGHTVLMQIASPSRSSISEYADLRQRLEGLTGHINGTYADLDWAPIHYLNKTFARGSLMGLYRAARVGLVTPLRDGMNLVAKEYVSSQDPENPGVLVLSELAGAAAELEAAVLVNPYDLDSIAAGVNTALAMPLPERRRRHAQMMDVLRANAIDVWEARFMADLTGPAESAD
- the dinB gene encoding DNA polymerase IV; translation: MARVIMHVDMDAFFASVELQRHPELVGQPLVVGGKGDPSQRGVVSTATYEARVFGIHSGMPLRTAVRLCPDAVFLPVDFTAYRAASARVFEHLQQVSEAFQPVGLDEAYMDLSHRQADAVALGAQLKRDIHADTGLVASVGIGPNRLLAKIASDLEKPDGLTHLTADDVPGRVWPLPVRTLHGVGPRTAERLATLAIETIGDLANMPLARLQAVFSARHAHTLHAAAHGLDDRPVQTERVRKSIGRERTFQQDCRSSGRLAYEARVMLDDVHGRLQQRALAARTVTVKLRYRDFTTHTRSRSLGAATQQIDALAEAVEQCLFAHHLHRAVRLLGVQLSGLEVAMPDRQGG
- a CDS encoding bifunctional acetate--CoA ligase family protein/GNAT family N-acetyltransferase is translated as MTVRNLDSLFKPRSIALIGASRRANSIGSVVARNLFNAGFDGPIMPVNPKYSAIEGVLCYPDISELPVTPDLAIVCTPPQTVPDIVDELARHGTRGVVVITAGFGEGNDADGMALRQRMLDAARPHLTRIIGPNCLGILVPGMGVNASFSHLAPPEGRIAFVTQSGAIVTSVLDWAERRGIGFSHMISLGDMADVDFGDTLDYLANDPNTRAILLYVEAITDARKFMSAARAAARMKPVIVVKAGRHAASAKAAASHTGALAGSDAVYDTAFRRAGMLRVDTLGELFAAVETLATSEPPAGDRLTILTNGGGIGVLATDALIGHGGQLAELPEETVTALNEVLPATWSKGNPVDIIGDAPGKRYADALTTLADNPDSDAILVLNCPTAVADSMDATEAVIAEQQGRHRGHGQRQTLFTCWVGEHTAQQSRRRFAEAGIPSYTTPEGAVRAFMHMVAYRKSQEQLLETPPSVPELFTPDYETASQLVETAAAEGREILSEPEAKRLLAAYGVEVVTTEVASSPSDAAEAADRLGYPAAIKILSPDITHKSDVGGVALDLEDAAAVQHAAEAMERRVAETYPDATLSGFSVQPMVKRAGSWELIAGFTEDEQFGPVVLFGQGGTAVEVIQDQALGLPPLNLKLAREMVTRTRVYKQLQGYRDRQSADLDAIDLTLTRIAQIAADLSRVKELDINPLLASSEGVVALDARVRIGENGQGSRRLAIRPYPRELEKTVTADDGKHYLLRPILPEDEPALHRAFAHLTPEQIRLRFFAPMKQLSHMAAARFTQIDYNREMALIITDPNKVPGEAELYGAVHIHADPDGEKAEYSIVVRHDLTRQGLGRLLMEHVIDYARQRGIAEIDGDVLRENQPMLALCRQLGFEEHVDTDERDIIRVTLALATDSGGG
- a CDS encoding metal-sensitive transcriptional regulator, with the protein product MADPTHCQLALEPAVRDSARQRLASVRGHVEGIVRMLERDDVYCVDVLRQLKAVDGALAKVGDAVLRSHLHHHVTNAQARGDADEIVGELMEILKYR
- a CDS encoding heavy metal translocating P-type ATPase, giving the protein MAEKTLNLEVTGLTCGSCVRRVETVLQALPGVADATVNLATARAELTLNADAEASDVASQAATALAEAGYPAATTEITLEVTGMTCGGCVSHVEKALNAVPGVVSAQVNLGLSNARVTSLTGATSRQALVTAVEDAGYGVGTSEAGPSAQDQERIGLRRQLMLAAAFTVPLVIVAMGRHLPGGQELYTQWLPERAWIAIEWLLATPVVFWAGRGFFQRGWKEMRHAAPAMSSLVMIGAGAAYFYSLLVLFVPGIFPPGTAGSYFEASGVIITLILLGRYLEQIARGRTSQAIRRLLRLQARTARVLRAGEAVEVNIDAVTAGDQVLVRPGERIPVDGNILEGQSRVDESMISGEPVPVAKQAGHEVVAGTVNGQGSLTFEATRVGGETVLAQIIDMVERAQSEKPPIQQMADRIAGVFVPIVLVVALATAAIWLTIGPDPVLSYAFVATVSVLLIACPCAMGLATPTAVMVATGKGAENGMLLRRGAALEALARADTMVLDKTGTLTVGRPQLTHLEVATGAEDEALGLIAAVESHSEHPLATAIVEAAQSRGLTIPKATDFDSVTGYGVEARVDGRYVHVGAAHYMEWLGVDTRSVQATAEALAADAMTTVYAAVDGQLLGVVAVADPPREESAAVIAGLKAMGLRVALVTGDQAATADALARRLGIDEVMAGVLPEGKAREVQRLQGEGQRVAFVGDGINDAPALARADVGIAIGTGTDVAIEAGDAVLMRADLNGLLDAVTLARRAHRTIQGNFVWAYGYNVLLIPVAAGVLFPLTGWLLNPMAAAAAMSLSSLFVLTNSLRLRRFQPSRHRQEVTDGRSNPLPARA